From a single Acidobacteriota bacterium genomic region:
- the trxA gene encoding thioredoxin: protein MGNFAHAVSDTEFETNVLGADKPVLVDFWAEWCGPCRMIAPSVEAVAEQLSGKAGVYKMNVDENPEVPQRFGIRGIPTLIVFKGGQEQERIVGAVSQEQISKVLEKYV from the coding sequence ATGGGAAATTTTGCACACGCAGTTTCAGATACAGAGTTTGAGACAAATGTTTTGGGAGCGGACAAACCGGTCCTCGTGGATTTTTGGGCAGAGTGGTGCGGGCCGTGCCGGATGATCGCTCCTTCGGTCGAGGCGGTCGCCGAGCAGCTTTCAGGCAAGGCCGGCGTTTACAAGATGAACGTTGACGAGAACCCCGAGGTGCCGCAGCGTTTCGGTATCCGCGGTATCCCGACGCTGATCGTCTTTAAGGGCGGGCAGGAGCAGGAGCGAATCGTCGGAGCCGTCTCGCAGGAACAGATATCAAAGGTCTTGGAAAAGTACGTTTGA